AAAGCTGGGGTGCTTTTTTGTTAGCACTATTACCCCAATTCGCCGTGAAGAAATACTCAATTGCCATTCCTTCTCCGAAGAATCTCGGCATATCGATGAACATTTATCCTAAGAAGCTCTTCGACAATAGATAGGCCAATTGCCTATTTCAGAAAACTTTTTAACCTTTTTATCTATAATTTTTTATGAGCGAGCTAAGAACAAAAAATCAGTACGAAAAGCAGAATCCGCTAGATCAATATCCACGTCCTCCTTTTCCTCGGCAGCCTCAGGAACGCCCAGGTGTTATTGGTAAGATGGAACCTTTACCCGATCACGGTGAAAAAAGCTATCAGGGCTTCGGGCGATTAAAAGGACGTAAAGCATTGATTACTGGCGGTGATTCCGGTATTGGCCGGGCTACGGCTATTGCTTTTGCCCGCGAAGGGGCTGATGTAGCCATTAACTATTTGCCTGAGGAAGAAGAGAATGCCCGGCAGGTAGTTGAATTAATAGAGGCTGAAGGGCGCCAAGCTGTTTCTATTCCGGGAGATATTGTCCAAGAAGACTTTTGCCAAACGCTAGTAGAAGAAGCCGTAAGCAAATTAGGTGGATTAGATATTGTAGTAAACAACGCTGGTCGCCAAACCGCTCAGCAATCGATTGAAGAGCTGACCACCGAGCAATACGACAACACTTTCAAGGTAAATGTGTACGCCCCCTTCTGGATTTGTAAGGCGGCTGTACCCCATCTAGAAGCCGGAGCTTCCATCATTAACACTGCTTCAGTGCAAAGCTTCGATCCATCAGAGAGTCTGCTCGACTACGCCCAAACGAAGGCCTGCAATGTGGCTTTCACTAAAGCCCTTTCGCAGCAAATGGCTGAAAAAGGTATACGGGTAAACGCCGTAGCTCCCGGCCCATTCTGGACTCCGCTCCAATCAAGTGGAGGACAGCCCCAGGATAAAATCGAAGAATTTGGCTCTACTACCCCGATGGGTCGCCCCGGCCAACCAGCGGAAATAGCTCCTATCTACGTGTTGTTGGCATCGCAAGAATCAAGCTATATGACGGGCGAAGTGGTAAGCGTAACCGGAGGAATGATGCCGTACTAAAGTGATTGACCACTAAAGGGATGAAAGAATCCGGGGCTACGTAGCTTCGGTTTTTTTGTGAGTGATACGAAAATGTTCTACCAAGAAAGTAGTAGTCTGCTAAACCCATTTGATATTTTATCGTACCTTTATTCTAACAAGGATTTGGTTCCAAAGTCTGAATGAATAAACTAGCACGTTCATACCGATTCATCGCCACTGTTTTAGCACTGCTGATATTAATTTCATCGGTGGGGTTTAGTGTGAACATGCACTTCTGCATGGGTGAGCTAGTGAGCGTAAGCCTCTTTGGTGAGGCAGAACCTTGTGCTATGGCTGCCAGTGAGCCGTCCTGTCACGCATCTGATACAGCTAAAATAAGCAAAATGGACTGTTGTCAAGACAGTTCGTTCTCGGTAAAATCGGAGGCTGAGGCTGCTACTTCCTACACAGTAGAGATTCCCCGGTCAGCACTAACCTCGCTAGTTTTACTGCCTTTCTTACCATTAGATTTCCTGCTTCCTACGACCAGCATTCTTACTGATTATCCCTATCTGGCGTATAAACCGCCTCTGCTGAGCCAAGATGTTCCTGTATTGGTTCAGTCACTCCTTATTTAAATCATCTTTTCTTCTGACGCAGAATATTCACTAGCAATGCTAGCGGGTATTCGCTATGTGTTGGTTGCTATTCTGAAGTACGTGGCCTTCAAAAAGAATAGCATGAATTATAATTATCTGATTACTAGATTATTAAAAGAAGAAAAGATGCAAAGAATATTCGTATTCATCAGTTTAGGCATGTTCTTGCTGAATGCAAAAGTTTATGCTCAAGGCCCACCTATTACAACCGATAAACCCATTATGCTGGGGGCTAAAACTGTTATTCTGAAAACCCTAACCGAAGTTAGAAGTACCGAAGAAGGAACATTCGTTAATGCTCCACTAATGGTACACTACTTAGTTACTTCCAATAGTTTGGTAGCCGTTCATGTTCCCTATACCAGATACAACTTTTCTAGCTCCGAGCGAGAAGATGGCAGCAGTTTGGGAGATATTCAACTACTGGCTAAGTATCAATTTTACAAGAAAGACGGAACGGGTAAAACCTTCCGAACGGTAGCTAAAGCACTGCACACCCTCCCCACCGGAGAAGATATAAATATTATGGGAATGGGCTTAGGTGCCCACCAAACATACTTAGGCGTAGTGGCTGGTTACGAAAGCTTACAGCTAGGAGTTTCTAATGAGTTGGGCTATAATCAGGTTTTTGGTAAAGACTTTGATGAGTTACGGTACAAACTAGGGTTTGGCCTACCGCTGCTCAAGCCTACCTATCCGGTTAAAAAGATAAACCTATACTTTGAGTACCAGAACAGTTGGCTAGTCAACCGAGACGAGGTATTGCTGCTGTACGCCCAAGGTTTGCAGTACGCTCGAGGTCGACTAACCATAGAGGCATCGGTGCAATTTCCGCTGTATCAAAATTTACCGGACAACCAACGCTGGAACCAAAGCCTGTTTTTGGGAACCCGTTACATATTTTAAATCATAAATAAAAATACCATGAAAAATTCAATCATATTCGTTTTAGCGCTATTAGTATTTACTCCGCTGGCAAACGCCCAGTCCAATCAAAGAGATAAATATACTATACAAGTAGACGGTTTAGGCTGTCCGTTTTGTGCCTACGGTTTAGAGAAGAAATTCAAAGAGTTCAAAGGAATCGACGATGTGAAAATCGCGATGGAAACCGGTATCTTCACGTTCTCCTACCCAGCCGATAATCCGCTAACGGTAGAGCAAGTAGAACAGCAAGTAGAACTAGCCGGATACACCCCCATGAGTACCGAAATTGCCCGAGCCGATGGAAGCATTGAGACTGGAAAAGAAGGGCAGGTTGCTGATAGCCGTACTGAAGCATCAGATTTGCTTCGCTCAGAAATGTTCGTAGCCGGAAATTGCGAAATGTGTCAGGCCAGAATTGAAAAAGCCGCCCTGAAAGTTAACGGAGCAACCCAAGTAAACTGGAATGTACAAACCAAAATGCTAACCGTTACCTACGATGCTGCATCTACTTCGGAAACTGCCATCTCAGAGGCTATTGCCGCAGTGGGGCATGATACCGAATTTACCCAGGCTCAAGATAGTAAATACGAGAAACTGCCGGCTTGCTGCCTGTACCGGAAGTAACGTATCTCGTGCCTAAAAATCGACCAACGGTTCCGTATCACGACACTGCCGAAAATATGAATATCACGACGAATTATAGCCGAACCAGATTACTTTTGATAAGCTTACTGGCTACTATCTGGTTTGCCTCCTGTGGGCGAACCGACTGGCAAGAGACCGCTACAATTGACGTACAAGAGCACACCCCAATTGGGTTGGTATTGTTAGAGGAAGCCCTCTGGATTTCTGACGGAGATAATAATCAATTAGTGAAACTAACACAGCAAGGCGATGTAGAAGCCATAGTTGCTGATTTGGACAGACCAATGCACCTGGATACCGATGGTGAAAGCTTGATAGTGCCGGAGTACGGCTCCGACCGAATAGTAAAGATTACGGGCAACAGCACTCAAGAACTTACCATTCCTGATAGCTTAGATGCGCCAGCGGGCGTTTCGGTGCTGGGAAACGAAATGGTCATTGCCGACTTCTATAATCATCGGGTGCTGTACTCGGACGGAAAAAGCTGGCAATCTTTTGGCAAGAAAGGAAGCAACGAGGGTGAATTTAACTATCCAACCGATGTGCAGGTTACTCCAGACAAAATTTATGTAGCCGATGCCTACAACCACCGCGTTCAGGTTTTTGATAAGTCAGGGGCGCACTTGCAGACGATTGGGCAACGCCAGCAGATGAATGCTGCTACGGGCATCTTTGTGTCAGACAACGAGTTGTTCGTAACTGATTTTGAAAATAATCGAGTGCTGATTTTCGATTTAGCTGGAAACCTACTCCAGACTATTTCGGATAAACTTGATAAGCCCACCGATATTGTAGCGAGTGGCAACCGGATGTGGATTACCAACTACGGCGGAAGAAACGTAACAGTATACAAACGGTAGTAATTTGCAATTTATGGCGTTAAAACCAATAAACCCTTAAATCACAATATCACCCATTTCTTCTCTTACAGTAGAAGTTTGCTCCGTTTTCATTAGGGCTAATCCAAAAGTAATTGGTCCTACTCTGCCCAAAAACATGAGCATAATAATGAAGATTTTACCCAGAGGTGTAAGTGCTCCGGTAATTCCGGTACTCAAGCCCACCGTTCCTAAAGCTGAGGTAGCTTCAAAAATCACTTCGAAGATAGGATGTTCTTCTACTTGGCTTAGAAGAAAGATACCAACCCCTAGCACAATAATGTAAAAAAAGAAGTTAGTAGCAGCCAGTCTTACCTTATCGGGTGGTATGGTTCGTTGGGAAAAAGTAATGTATTCTTTGCCCCGTAGCGTACACATCATTACTGCGTACAATGCCGTAATGGTGGTAGATTTAATACCCCCTCCGGTACCCGAAGGAGAAGCTCCCGAAAGCATCATTACGACAATTAGAAATAGCACGCCACTGGATAAATCGCCAATAGCGTACGTATTAAAACCAACCGTGGTGGAAGCCGTCATCACCTGAAATATTGCAACCAGAAGACTATTTTCCGAACTATAAGAATCAAACTGACTTTCCGCTAGAAAAACGATAAATGACCCTACTGAAATAAATACTAACGTAAACCTGAGAATAATCCGACTGGTGTAGGTGAGTTGTTTCTTTCTGCCGGTTACCCGTAGGTAAACATCTGAAAAAACAATGAACCCAATTGAGCCACCCAATGCCAGCAACGTGATAATAAGATTGATCCAAAAGTTAAACTTAAAGTCTTCTAAACTATTGTTGAACAGGCTGAAGCCTGCGGTACAAAATGCGGAAATACTATGAAAAATAGCCTGCCAAAATGCATCGGGAGTATCAGCTTGCCGAAATAGGAAAAAGAGCGCCAGTGCTCCTACCGCTTCAATACTAAAAGCAAAAATAACCACGCTGCGAATAAACTCAACAATTGAAAATCCTTCAGGAAGGCTAAAGTCCGTTTTAATGAGACTCTCACTTAACGTAGATATTTTTTTACGATTAGCTAATACAACAAACGAAGCCAGCGACATGTAGCCAATACCCCCGATCTGTATCAGGAGAATAATAATAATCTCGCCGGCTAAGTTGTAGCTATCGGGTGTGCTTACCGTAATGAGTCCGGTAGTAGATACAGCAGAGATTGCCGTAAACAGAGCGTCTAAAAACGAAACTGGTTCCTCGTGAACAAAAGGTAGGGAAAGAAGAATAGCGCCCACAATCATGAGGGTAATGTACCCCAACATTAGCAATGTATAGGGATTGATACTGCTAATAAAACGGGAGAGTGCTGACATAAATATTTTAGTTGAAAAAGATGTTCGTAATCTACAAGATAATTGATTAGCATTTGTTTGTTTCAACCACAAATCATTACATCGATGCAACTTATTTGGATAGTAAAATGTCTTATTAATGGTGTTTTGGCAAATTTTATACGCCTTTAATCACTGATAACCAACCTTTTAACTATGAGAAACAGAAATATATTATTCTGGGGATTGCTGGGTAGCGGCATTCTCTTTGTACTCTTTTTGATTATTGTTGGCAACATTTTAACTATTGGCGATAACATTGCTGAGATTCATCCCTACCTGAGCTATGCTTTCTACCTAGTAACGGTTTTATTGCTCTTTTTTCTGATTATTCGCCCGCTACTTAGTGTATTCACTCTTCCTGAAATTAAGGCCGGACAGTTTTTGGACGAAGATATGAGCGACCCTGGCTCGAAGGAAGCTCGTAAAGTAGCCAAACAGCTTATTGGGCAGGGCCAACTGGAACCAACAGAAAAGAATGAACTGAGTCGCCTGCTTAAAAGTGGACAAGATCCTTCCGAAGCATTAGGGAGAATTTTTGACGGTCGGCTCGACCGGATGGATAATATTGTGCATCGGCACGCTAAGCAGGTCTTCATTTCCACAGCTTTATCTCAGAACGGACGACTAGATGCCATTTTGGTACTTATGATTAACTTCCGTATGATGAAGGAGCTAGTGCGTAACTACGGTTATCGGCCTACCTACGGGCAGTTGGTTAAAACCTACACAAAGGTATTGGCGGCAGCTCTCATTGCCGATGGTATCGAAGATACCCAATTGGCTGAAATTTTCCCGCAGATTAGTCGGGGCTTTTTAGGAGTTATACCTGGGCTGGGCACTCTCTCTTCTTCTATTTTGCAAGGTACCGGAAATGCTTTTCTAACCCTTCGGGTTGGCTACATCACCAAAGGGTACTACGCTATGGCGGGGCAGGGTTTATCCCGCCGCGAGCTTCGGGTTTCAGCTAACAAAACTGCCATCAAGAAGCTTTCGCTAATTGTACGTGAATCACTACTGGTATTTCCTCGCGAGGCTCAGCGCAAAGCTAAAGAAGTGCTAAAGTTTGTGTAATCTTCCCTAAAGATCGTTGAACACAGTGGTTGATATACATATCTATTCGTACTAGTACACTGTGTAAAAAGTGATTATACATTTTAAATGTCATTGCGAGCGTTCCACACTGGATAGGAACAAGCATCGCAATCTTGCGCTACGGCGAGCGGTACGTGAGATTGCGGCATCGGCCGTCCGACACGCTGCTCATTCTTCACAGCTCGCAATGACGGCACTAACACAACATACAGAAACTTAGTCTACAGTGTACTAGCTGTTGATATTTGCCTCACTTTGTGGAGATAAAAACAGATATACTACTGCTTTATCTTATTTAATCTCTGTAGTATTTGTGATCGTGCCTAAAAAAATAGTATTGCTTTAATAAATTTAAGTAATACCTGCTTATATTCGTCTGTGGTATTTTTTTTGAACGTAGTTATAGTAAGATATCACTACATCTAGCAACCTATCTAAGTCCGTGGCGAGATTTCTGAAAAATATTATCCCAGTACTTGTACTACTTTCTGCCCTGATATTTGTCATCCCCACCCGTACCTACTTGGTCGATACCATTCAGTCTTTTGCTCTTCAAACAATGCTAGTGTATGGGTTTGTTGCTATCGTATTAATGGTAGGCCGACAAAAAAAACTAGCAGCCTCTTTTTTTATGGCATTCTCGGTAATTTTAGCATACGTAGTCTCATCTCTGAACACTTCCAATACTCAAGATTATCAGTTTGAAGAGCACGCATTTCGTGTAGCGAATTTTAATGTGCTGGAGAGTGATACCCAATACGACGAAATAGCCGGAGAAGCCCACAGCACTCAGGCTGATTTATTATCTTTTCAAGAGATAGACAGTTTGCTAATGGCTGAACTGACGGTTCGGCTAGAGGAAAAGTATCCTTATTACCACGAAGCTTACAGTACTGAGCAAGAAGTTACCGGAGTAGCGGTGTTTTCTAAGTACCCCGTTGAAGGCTTTACGGCTTACTACTGGGGAGGCCAGCCTAACCTAACGGGCAATGTACTACTACCGGATACTAGCGTTCATTTTGTAGCCACTCACACATTATCTCCCTACAGCCCGAATCGGTATACTAAGCGCAATCAGCACCTACAGCAGTTGGCTCGTTACTTAGAAGACATAGAAGGAGCAGTATTAGCAATTGGCGGTTTTAACGCAATTCCTTAAAACTATTTTAATCGTATGGTTTAGTGCTTCTCAAGGAATAGATAGGAAAAAGGCAGATTGTGAAGGCGTATGACATTGGGTAAGTACCGAAGCAGTAATAGCTGTACCCCGTTACTCATCGCTGTTTAAGCCTTCTTTGTTCACTGACGGTAAGTATAACGTGAAGGTAGCTCCTACTCCTTTCTTAGAAGCGAGAGAAATACTTCCACCCAGCAGATGGGTTGCCTCACGCACAATGTACAACCCTAGCCCTGAGCCATTTGTACTCGTAGTTGCCCGGAAAAACATATCAAATACTTTGCTCTGAATTTCCGTTGGTATACCAATTCCATTATCTTCTACAATCAGTTCTACTCCCTGAAGGTGCGACTGCACCGATATAGTTACACTAGGCTGCTCGGCGTACGGATTGAAGTACTTGATGGCATTAGAGAGCAGGTTATTAAGAATCATCCGTACTCGTGAAATATCAGAGAAGAAGACTAAATTATCTGCGATATTTAAGTTGATCTCAATATTAATGGAGCTTCGCAAGAAATAAAGACCGTCTAGCACATCGGCAATAATATGCTGAAAATGAATTGGTTCGGTACTAATCTCGATACGGGAATTACGGGAGTAGTCAATAATTTCCTGGATAGTTTCGTCTAATCGGTGGATGCTATTTTCAATCAGTTGTAAGTACTGCTCGCGCTCGTTGAGATTACTATTTCCTTCCAGTAAAGAGACCAAGCCTAGCACCGAAGCAAGGGGTGCTCGCAAATTATGGGATGTGCTATAAACAAATTGATCTAGTTCAGCATTTGATTTCTCTAAGGCAGTTACATTTTTGCGAAGTTGCTCTTCCGCATTTTTTAAAGTAGTGATATCAAGATTTACTCCGGTCATACGCACCGGTTCTTCCTCAAGAAAGGTAACTTTAGCGTATGACTTAATGTGCCGTATTTGGTGCGTATCCTGCCGAATAATTCTGAACTCTACATCGTAGTTTCGTCGCTTTTGCAGAGCAGCGGATTTTTCATCTTGAACACGCTTACTGTCGTCTGGATGCACAACATCCTTCCACGCTATCCGGTCATCTGCTTTGTCCTTAGGGTTTACCCCGAACATCTGACAGGTACGTTCATCCCAAACCATGTGGTTTTGCGGGATTATCCAGTCCCAGATACCAATATTGGCCGACTCGGTAGCAATAGCTAGCCGCTTTGAGTATTCTTTAATGGCCTGTTCACTCTTTTGCTGCTCGGTAACATCCCGAAAATTAGATACCAACCCCTGAATGCTTTCGTCCATCAGTAGATTCGTCATAACTGATTCTACCCAAATAACTTCTCCATCTTTACGCACTATGCGGGAAAGACTACTAAATCGCTCTCGAGGGTTAGCAATAGCATTGTGCATTATTCCCCCAACCAGCGGAAGGTCTTCCGGAAATATGTAGTCACGGGCGTAGTTACCCACTAATTCTTCAGCAGTATACCCAGTTACACTCGCCACCGAAGGGCTAGCGTAGGTAATTACTCCTTGGGTATCGTACATCATAATAGCATCGAAGCTCTTCTCGGTGAGGCTCCGAAACTTCTTTTCGCTTTTTAGTAATAGCTCGTTAAGTTCTTGAGTACGAGCCAAAGTCAGTTTCAGTTTCTGCTGACTTTCTTGCAGTTTTTCATTTAGCCTCTGGCTTTTCGCCAGCAACTCCGCGTTGGCTTGCTCAGTAAGTTTTTGCTGATGAACGCTGCGAATAGAAGTCACAACCTCTTGCTTCTTTCCCTCCTGCACCAACTGGGCGGTTACTTCTACCCAATAGTACTGACCATCTTTTCGGCGTTTACGGTATTGGTAACGAACACATTCTCCCGCTAATACCTGCTCTAAGTGTTCCGATGCTTTGGCATGATCATCGGGATGAATCCAGTTGAACGGCGAAGTGCCTAACAATTCTGATGGTTTAAACCCGGTTAGACTCTCACATGAGGGTGATACATAATTGTACGTTCCGTCTAAGTCGTGCTTACTCACCATGTCTGCTACGTTTTCCGTCAGTAGTTTATGCTGGCTACGACTATCCAATAGTGGCTGATTCAGCTGGATATGATGCAACGCTTTGCCTAAGATAACCCCCAGCGATTTGAGTGACTCCAATAGTTCATCTGTTTTCGGTTCAACTTGCGTAGAACTGACAAACAACACATAACCAGTAAGCTCTTGTTGATACACTACGGGAATAGCTACAACTGACTCCAAGTTTAGCATATTGAGAAACCACCTTTCACGATGAGCCTCTCTGGGCAAGTTCTTGATACCTGAAATCTCAAAAGATTCACAGCGCGAAGCTCGCTCAGTCCACCAAGGAAAGTTTTTTATGGATAGCTGACTAACGTCACTGCTTAAAGGAAATACCTCCGGAGAAGAATACTCGTAAGTAAGCCGCCCTTCCAACTGGTCCTTTTTCTGTTCTCGCACGTATACCAGCCCTCGCTGAAAACCTAAAAATTGCGCGATAACTTTTAGTGCTTCGCTAACCGTAGGGTGTACGGTCTCAGAAGTAACCTCCATGAGTTGCATAGAAGTAGTTAGCAGCTTTTGATTTAATTGACTAAGCTGCTCGAGCCGTAAAGTTTCTTCTTTTTCGTTGCCAACATCATGCCCTACTCCCTGCACTCCAATTGTTTTTCCTTGTTCATCAACTAGTCCCACAAACTCCCAATAAGTAGTAGAGTAAGCACCGTTACTTTGCGCTTTTCGAAGCTCGATGGGCAGGGGTTCACGCGGACTTTGAATACACCGAAGCGTAATCTGTTCGCATTTATCTTCGTCATCAGGATGTAGATTTTCAGAGAAAGGCTGACCAATGTACTCCTCTTTGTCGCCAAATTTATATTCATACGCAGTATTTACAAACATGATATTCCCATGCAAATCAATCTGAAACAGATAGTTTACCTGAGAGCTGAGGATGAAATTTGACGAGTCTCCGTAAACTTGTGTAACAGCAAACTTCCGAAGATGAGGTACTCTCGACATAAGCGACAAATATTAGAGAGTCAATATTCTAAACCAGTTTACCTACTAATACTAGAGAACCATTACTTAATCAAATACTTGGCGAGTAGCTAGAAACTATTAAAACCGGATGTTCTAACTTTATCTGTCTACTACTTATATTTTCAAAAATATAGTCATTAGATGAAATATAATAATAATTAAAAAGAAAAAATCAATAATTTTCACAATAAATATGTACAATTATTTTGTTTTTTTCTCTTAAACATGTTAATGTTAACGACAGTGTAGCCCTCGATGGTAATAGCTTACTGATAACATTTACAGCTCCAATAATACCTCCTTTCAGGGTATACACTTATAATGATCTTTCACTGTTTTTAGGGGAATAGCCGTTCGCTTTACCAATTTGCTTACTTAAGATGCGAAGACTTTAATTCACTTTTTCACAAACGAGTAGGCTGATACATTGGGAATAGCCACCGGCTGAACCTCCTGAAACTGGAACAAATGGTCAATAGATTGATCACGGTTCCAGTGGCGGTGCATCACTAGTGCTGCTCCTAAAGCCGAAGCATTATCTAGCTCAGTAGTATAAAACCGAATAGTTGGAAAATGAGCAGCCAGCAGTCGCATAAATAGCTGATTGGCGCAGAAACCACCGGAGATAAAGACTTTCTGTGGGGGTGTTTGCCCGGTGACTAGCTGCATTGAGATAGCCTGCATTTCCACCAGATTGAGAATAAGCTGGTGGTAAGCTTCTTCGTAGTTAGTAAATTGACTTAAATCAGTAGAAGGTTCTGTAAAATTGGGAAGAGGACCGGTTTGTTGCATCGTCTGAGGATAGAAATGCTGCCCTGTACCAGTGTTTGACAGTAGCTTCTTAAGCAGTTCTTCATCGGGAACAATGGAGCGATGATAGTCTGATGATTTACCGAAATGTTCGGCTAGTCGTGCCTCTTGGTAATCGTGCTCGCGCCCCATAAGAATACGAGATGCTTTTACCGACATGCCTCGGTAATTGATATACTGTAAACAATCTTTTCGTAGCTCATCATCAGTCAGTGGCTCTTCGTTAAACGGATTCAGGGTAATATTCCAGGTGCCGGAAGATAAAAGCATAAACGATTCTTCAAACGCTAGTAGATAGGGAACCAGCGAAGCCGAGCTATCATGAATGCCCACTCCACAAAGTATATTGCTATTATTGTTAGAAACCACCTCATACGAGTGAGTAGCTACTACCGGAGGGAGCGTAGCATCAATCTTTTCAGCGTACACCCAGTCGTGACTTCGGTCGTGAGAAAAATCCCAAAGAGCCGTATGACAACCTAGGCTGGTAATCTCGTTAAAGCATTTTCCATGAATGAGGTAAGCAAAGTACTGCGGAAGGTGTAGTGACCGCCAGATGTTGCGGTACATCTCAGGCTTGCGGTGTTTGAGCCAATACAACTGCAAGCCCGAATTAAGCATTCCCAACCGAGGAGAAGCGGTCTGGCGAGTAAAGGTTTCTTCGCCACCGTACTGATTGTACAACTGTTCGGCTAAGCCTTCAGGGTATGGTTTCAGATAATTGTACAGCGGAGTAGCCGGATGCCCCCGCTCATCGAGGTGAACAAAAGATGCTCCGTAGGCTGATACATTGAGGGCCTGTATTGCAAATTTCTTGTTTCTCTTAACGGCTTTGA
This region of Tunicatimonas pelagia genomic DNA includes:
- a CDS encoding SDR family oxidoreductase; this translates as MSELRTKNQYEKQNPLDQYPRPPFPRQPQERPGVIGKMEPLPDHGEKSYQGFGRLKGRKALITGGDSGIGRATAIAFAREGADVAINYLPEEEENARQVVELIEAEGRQAVSIPGDIVQEDFCQTLVEEAVSKLGGLDIVVNNAGRQTAQQSIEELTTEQYDNTFKVNVYAPFWICKAAVPHLEAGASIINTASVQSFDPSESLLDYAQTKACNVAFTKALSQQMAEKGIRVNAVAPGPFWTPLQSSGGQPQDKIEEFGSTTPMGRPGQPAEIAPIYVLLASQESSYMTGEVVSVTGGMMPY
- a CDS encoding HYC_CC_PP family protein, producing MNKLARSYRFIATVLALLILISSVGFSVNMHFCMGELVSVSLFGEAEPCAMAASEPSCHASDTAKISKMDCCQDSSFSVKSEAEAATSYTVEIPRSALTSLVLLPFLPLDFLLPTTSILTDYPYLAYKPPLLSQDVPVLVQSLLI
- a CDS encoding heavy-metal-associated domain-containing protein, whose product is MKNSIIFVLALLVFTPLANAQSNQRDKYTIQVDGLGCPFCAYGLEKKFKEFKGIDDVKIAMETGIFTFSYPADNPLTVEQVEQQVELAGYTPMSTEIARADGSIETGKEGQVADSRTEASDLLRSEMFVAGNCEMCQARIEKAALKVNGATQVNWNVQTKMLTVTYDAASTSETAISEAIAAVGHDTEFTQAQDSKYEKLPACCLYRK
- a CDS encoding NHL repeat-containing protein, whose amino-acid sequence is MPKNRPTVPYHDTAENMNITTNYSRTRLLLISLLATIWFASCGRTDWQETATIDVQEHTPIGLVLLEEALWISDGDNNQLVKLTQQGDVEAIVADLDRPMHLDTDGESLIVPEYGSDRIVKITGNSTQELTIPDSLDAPAGVSVLGNEMVIADFYNHRVLYSDGKSWQSFGKKGSNEGEFNYPTDVQVTPDKIYVADAYNHRVQVFDKSGAHLQTIGQRQQMNAATGIFVSDNELFVTDFENNRVLIFDLAGNLLQTISDKLDKPTDIVASGNRMWITNYGGRNVTVYKR
- a CDS encoding TrkH family potassium uptake protein, with product MSALSRFISSINPYTLLMLGYITLMIVGAILLSLPFVHEEPVSFLDALFTAISAVSTTGLITVSTPDSYNLAGEIIIILLIQIGGIGYMSLASFVVLANRKKISTLSESLIKTDFSLPEGFSIVEFIRSVVIFAFSIEAVGALALFFLFRQADTPDAFWQAIFHSISAFCTAGFSLFNNSLEDFKFNFWINLIITLLALGGSIGFIVFSDVYLRVTGRKKQLTYTSRIILRFTLVFISVGSFIVFLAESQFDSYSSENSLLVAIFQVMTASTTVGFNTYAIGDLSSGVLFLIVVMMLSGASPSGTGGGIKSTTITALYAVMMCTLRGKEYITFSQRTIPPDKVRLAATNFFFYIIVLGVGIFLLSQVEEHPIFEVIFEATSALGTVGLSTGITGALTPLGKIFIIMLMFLGRVGPITFGLALMKTEQTSTVREEMGDIVI
- a CDS encoding DUF697 domain-containing protein produces the protein MRNRNILFWGLLGSGILFVLFLIIVGNILTIGDNIAEIHPYLSYAFYLVTVLLLFFLIIRPLLSVFTLPEIKAGQFLDEDMSDPGSKEARKVAKQLIGQGQLEPTEKNELSRLLKSGQDPSEALGRIFDGRLDRMDNIVHRHAKQVFISTALSQNGRLDAILVLMINFRMMKELVRNYGYRPTYGQLVKTYTKVLAAALIADGIEDTQLAEIFPQISRGFLGVIPGLGTLSSSILQGTGNAFLTLRVGYITKGYYAMAGQGLSRRELRVSANKTAIKKLSLIVRESLLVFPREAQRKAKEVLKFV
- a CDS encoding endonuclease/exonuclease/phosphatase family protein yields the protein MARFLKNIIPVLVLLSALIFVIPTRTYLVDTIQSFALQTMLVYGFVAIVLMVGRQKKLAASFFMAFSVILAYVVSSLNTSNTQDYQFEEHAFRVANFNVLESDTQYDEIAGEAHSTQADLLSFQEIDSLLMAELTVRLEEKYPYYHEAYSTEQEVTGVAVFSKYPVEGFTAYYWGGQPNLTGNVLLPDTSVHFVATHTLSPYSPNRYTKRNQHLQQLARYLEDIEGAVLAIGGFNAIP
- a CDS encoding PAS domain S-box protein, translating into MSRVPHLRKFAVTQVYGDSSNFILSSQVNYLFQIDLHGNIMFVNTAYEYKFGDKEEYIGQPFSENLHPDDEDKCEQITLRCIQSPREPLPIELRKAQSNGAYSTTYWEFVGLVDEQGKTIGVQGVGHDVGNEKEETLRLEQLSQLNQKLLTTSMQLMEVTSETVHPTVSEALKVIAQFLGFQRGLVYVREQKKDQLEGRLTYEYSSPEVFPLSSDVSQLSIKNFPWWTERASRCESFEISGIKNLPREAHRERWFLNMLNLESVVAIPVVYQQELTGYVLFVSSTQVEPKTDELLESLKSLGVILGKALHHIQLNQPLLDSRSQHKLLTENVADMVSKHDLDGTYNYVSPSCESLTGFKPSELLGTSPFNWIHPDDHAKASEHLEQVLAGECVRYQYRKRRKDGQYYWVEVTAQLVQEGKKQEVVTSIRSVHQQKLTEQANAELLAKSQRLNEKLQESQQKLKLTLARTQELNELLLKSEKKFRSLTEKSFDAIMMYDTQGVITYASPSVASVTGYTAEELVGNYARDYIFPEDLPLVGGIMHNAIANPRERFSSLSRIVRKDGEVIWVESVMTNLLMDESIQGLVSNFRDVTEQQKSEQAIKEYSKRLAIATESANIGIWDWIIPQNHMVWDERTCQMFGVNPKDKADDRIAWKDVVHPDDSKRVQDEKSAALQKRRNYDVEFRIIRQDTHQIRHIKSYAKVTFLEEEPVRMTGVNLDITTLKNAEEQLRKNVTALEKSNAELDQFVYSTSHNLRAPLASVLGLVSLLEGNSNLNEREQYLQLIENSIHRLDETIQEIIDYSRNSRIEISTEPIHFQHIIADVLDGLYFLRSSINIEINLNIADNLVFFSDISRVRMILNNLLSNAIKYFNPYAEQPSVTISVQSHLQGVELIVEDNGIGIPTEIQSKVFDMFFRATTSTNGSGLGLYIVREATHLLGGSISLASKKGVGATFTLYLPSVNKEGLNSDE